A genomic stretch from Campylobacter lari subsp. concheus includes:
- the rpoB gene encoding DNA-directed RNA polymerase subunit beta produces the protein MLNSQSGNRLRIDFSNVPQQIDIPNLLQLQKKSFDYFLNIDAKNSESGIEKVFKSIFPIHDPQNRLSLEYVSSEVGKPKYTIRECMERGLTYSVNLKMKIRLTLHEKDEKTGEKIGIKDIKEQEIYIREIPLMTDRISFIINGVERVVVNQLHRSPGVIFKEEESSTVANKLVYTAQIIPDRGSWLYFEYDAKDVLYVRINKRRKVPITILFRALGYKKQDIIKLFYPIQTIYVKKDKFLTEFNPNDFLDRVEYDLKDEKGNVVHQAGKRMTKKKAEQLVKDGVKWVEYPVEILTNRYLANPIINKETGEVLFDSLTLLDEGKLAKIKEEKQFDIANDLANGVDAAIINSFIQDNETLKLLKQTENIDDENDLAAIRIYKVMRPGEPVVKDAAKAFVNDLFFNPERYDLTKVGRMKMNHKLGLDTPEYVTVLTNEDIVKTAKYLIKVKNGRGHIDDRDHLGNRRIRSIGELLANELHVGLAKMQKSIRDKFTALNTDIDKVMPYDLINPKTITVTIMEFFTGGQLSQFMDQTNPLSEVTHKRRLSALGEGGLVKERAGFEVRDVHATHYGRICPVETPEGQNIGLINTLSTYAKVNDLGFVEAPYKKVENGKVSNEIVYLTATQEEGLVIAAASTKIDEKGNIVEEFVEARQDGETILARREEVHLIDLCSGMIVGVAASLIPFLEHDDANRALMGSNMQRQAVPLLTAQAPIVGTGMEKIIARDAWEAIKAKRAGIVEKVDNKNIFILGEDENGPFIDHYKMEKNLRTNQNTTFTQHPIVKKGDFVQAGQIIADGPSMDQGELAIGKNALIAFMPWHGYNYEDAIVISEKILREDTFTSVHIYEKEVEARELKDGVEEITKDIPNVKEEDLAHLDESGIAKIGTHIKPGMILVGKVSPKGEVKPTPEERLLRAIFGEKAGHVVNKSLYATASLEGVVVDVKIFTKKGYEKDARAIKAYDDEKLNLEKEHHDRLLMMDREETLRVCSLLSKSALNSDEEINGVKYKKGSKVEIAELEKINRFALNSLVKAYSKEVQKEYDDLKNHFQNEKKKLKTEHDEKLEILEKDDILPSGVVKLVKVYIATKRKLKVGDKMAGRHGNKGIVSNIVPEVDMPYLPDGRPIDIALNPLGVPSRMNIGQILESHLGIVGMKLGDQIQEIFDRKQKDFVKELREKILEICSVSRLELEKKFVQTLNDEQLISYARDWVKGVKFATPVFEGVTVEEFGKLFEMAKIAMDGKSELYDGRTGEKMAERVHVGCMYMLKLHHLVDEKVHARSTGPYSLVTQQPVGGKALFGGQRFGEMEVWALEAYGAAHTLREMLTIKSDDVEGRFSAYKALTKGENVPATGIPETFFVLTNELKSLALDVEIFDKDENNE, from the coding sequence ATGTTAAATTCACAATCAGGAAATCGTTTAAGAATAGACTTCTCGAATGTTCCACAACAAATAGACATTCCAAATTTATTACAATTACAAAAAAAAAGTTTCGATTATTTTTTAAACATAGATGCGAAAAATTCAGAAAGTGGAATTGAAAAAGTATTTAAATCTATTTTTCCAATTCATGATCCACAAAATAGATTAAGTTTAGAATATGTAAGTAGTGAAGTAGGTAAACCTAAGTACACTATTAGAGAGTGTATGGAAAGAGGTTTGACTTATTCTGTAAATTTAAAAATGAAAATCCGTTTAACTTTGCATGAAAAAGATGAAAAAACGGGTGAAAAAATTGGTATAAAAGATATTAAAGAACAAGAAATTTATATTAGAGAAATTCCTTTAATGACAGATAGAATTTCTTTCATAATTAATGGAGTTGAAAGGGTTGTAGTAAATCAACTTCATAGAAGTCCGGGCGTTATATTTAAAGAAGAAGAAAGTTCTACTGTTGCAAATAAATTAGTATATACAGCCCAAATTATACCAGATCGTGGTTCTTGGCTTTATTTTGAATATGATGCTAAAGATGTGCTTTATGTGCGTATTAATAAAAGAAGAAAAGTGCCTATTACAATTTTATTTAGAGCACTTGGTTATAAAAAACAAGACATTATAAAATTATTTTACCCTATACAAACTATTTATGTCAAAAAAGATAAATTTTTAACAGAGTTTAATCCAAATGACTTTTTAGATAGAGTTGAGTATGACTTAAAAGATGAAAAAGGTAATGTAGTTCATCAAGCTGGTAAAAGAATGACAAAGAAAAAGGCTGAACAGCTTGTAAAAGATGGGGTTAAATGGGTTGAATATCCAGTTGAAATTTTAACAAACAGATATTTAGCTAATCCTATTATTAATAAAGAAACTGGCGAGGTTTTATTTGATTCTTTAACGCTATTAGATGAGGGAAAACTAGCAAAAATTAAAGAAGAAAAACAGTTTGATATTGCTAATGACTTAGCTAATGGAGTAGATGCTGCTATTATTAATTCTTTCATTCAAGATAATGAAACTTTAAAATTATTAAAACAAACAGAAAATATAGATGATGAGAACGATTTAGCAGCTATTAGAATTTATAAAGTAATGAGACCAGGCGAACCGGTAGTAAAAGATGCTGCAAAAGCTTTTGTAAATGATTTATTTTTTAATCCTGAAAGATATGATCTAACAAAAGTTGGTCGTATGAAAATGAATCATAAGTTAGGTTTAGATACGCCTGAATATGTTACGGTTTTAACTAATGAAGATATAGTAAAAACTGCAAAATATTTAATTAAAGTAAAAAATGGTAGAGGACATATTGATGATAGAGACCATTTAGGCAATCGTCGTATAAGATCAATTGGAGAACTTTTAGCTAATGAACTTCATGTAGGTCTTGCTAAAATGCAAAAATCAATCAGAGATAAATTTACGGCTTTAAATACAGATATTGATAAAGTAATGCCTTATGATTTGATTAATCCTAAGACAATTACTGTAACAATTATGGAATTTTTTACCGGCGGTCAATTATCTCAATTTATGGATCAAACAAATCCATTGAGTGAAGTGACTCATAAACGTCGTCTATCAGCGCTTGGTGAAGGTGGTTTAGTAAAAGAAAGAGCAGGTTTTGAGGTACGTGATGTTCATGCAACGCATTATGGAAGAATTTGTCCTGTTGAAACTCCAGAAGGTCAGAACATTGGGTTGATTAATACGCTTTCAACTTATGCTAAAGTAAATGATTTAGGTTTTGTTGAAGCACCTTATAAGAAAGTGGAAAATGGAAAAGTAAGTAATGAAATTGTTTACTTGACTGCTACTCAAGAAGAGGGCTTGGTGATTGCAGCTGCTTCAACTAAAATTGATGAAAAAGGTAATATTGTTGAGGAATTTGTTGAGGCAAGACAAGATGGTGAAACAATCCTAGCAAGAAGAGAAGAAGTGCATTTGATTGACCTTTGTTCAGGTATGATAGTAGGGGTTGCAGCATCATTAATCCCATTCTTAGAACACGATGATGCAAACAGAGCTTTAATGGGTTCGAATATGCAACGTCAAGCAGTGCCTTTACTAACTGCACAAGCACCTATAGTAGGTACTGGTATGGAAAAAATCATTGCGCGTGATGCTTGGGAGGCTATTAAAGCTAAAAGAGCAGGAATTGTAGAAAAAGTTGATAATAAAAATATTTTTATTTTGGGTGAAGATGAAAATGGGCCATTTATAGATCATTACAAAATGGAAAAAAATCTAAGAACAAATCAAAATACAACTTTTACGCAGCATCCAATTGTTAAAAAAGGAGATTTTGTTCAAGCAGGTCAAATTATTGCAGATGGCCCAAGTATGGATCAAGGCGAACTTGCTATTGGTAAGAATGCCTTAATCGCATTTATGCCATGGCATGGGTATAACTATGAAGATGCTATTGTAATTAGTGAGAAAATTTTACGTGAAGATACTTTTACTAGTGTTCATATTTATGAAAAAGAAGTAGAGGCTAGAGAGCTTAAAGATGGTGTAGAAGAAATTACAAAAGACATTCCAAATGTAAAAGAAGAAGATTTAGCACATCTTGATGAGAGTGGTATCGCTAAAATAGGAACCCATATAAAGCCTGGTATGATTTTAGTTGGTAAAGTTTCACCTAAGGGTGAAGTAAAACCTACACCTGAAGAAAGATTATTAAGAGCTATTTTTGGTGAAAAAGCTGGGCATGTTGTAAACAAATCTTTATACGCAACTGCCTCATTAGAAGGTGTTGTTGTAGATGTAAAAATCTTCACTAAAAAAGGTTATGAAAAAGATGCGCGCGCTATAAAAGCTTACGATGATGAAAAATTAAATCTTGAAAAAGAACACCATGATAGACTTTTAATGATGGATAGAGAAGAAACTTTAAGAGTGTGCTCTTTGCTTTCTAAATCAGCTTTAAATTCAGATGAAGAAATAAATGGTGTTAAATATAAAAAAGGCTCTAAAGTAGAAATTGCAGAATTAGAAAAAATTAATCGTTTTGCATTAAATTCTTTAGTTAAAGCTTATTCTAAAGAAGTGCAAAAAGAATATGATGATTTAAAAAATCATTTCCAAAATGAGAAGAAAAAACTTAAAACAGAGCATGATGAAAAATTAGAGATTTTAGAAAAAGATGATATTTTACCAAGTGGAGTAGTAAAACTTGTTAAAGTATACATCGCGACTAAGAGAAAATTAAAAGTTGGGGATAAGATGGCAGGACGCCATGGAAATAAAGGTATTGTATCTAATATCGTTCCAGAAGTTGATATGCCATATTTACCTGATGGAAGACCTATTGATATAGCTTTAAATCCTTTGGGTGTTCCAAGCCGTATGAACATAGGACAAATTCTTGAGAGTCACTTAGGGATTGTTGGTATGAAACTAGGTGATCAAATTCAAGAAATTTTTGATAGAAAACAAAAAGATTTTGTAAAAGAATTACGTGAAAAAATTCTTGAAATTTGTAGTGTATCTAGACTTGAACTAGAAAAGAAATTTGTACAAACTTTAAATGATGAGCAACTTATTTCTTATGCAAGGGATTGGGTCAAAGGAGTGAAATTTGCTACTCCTGTATTTGAAGGTGTAACGGTTGAAGAATTTGGTAAGCTTTTTGAAATGGCTAAAATAGCTATGGATGGAAAAAGCGAACTTTATGATGGAAGAACTGGTGAAAAAATGGCAGAACGTGTACATGTTGGATGTATGTATATGCTTAAATTGCATCACTTGGTAGATGAAAAAGTTCACGCAAGAAGTACCGGGCCTTATAGTCTTGTAACACAACAACCAGTTGGCGGTAAGGCTTTATTTGGTGGACAAAGATTTGGTGAGATGGAAGTTTGGGCTCTTGAGGCTTATGGAGCAGCTCATACTCTAAGAGAGATGTTAACCATAAAATCTGACGATGTTGAAGGTAGATTTAGTGCTTATAAAGCTTTAACAAAAGGCGAGAATGTTCCAGCAACAGGTATTCCAGAGACATTCTTTGTACTTACAAATGAATTAAAATCTCTTGCTTTAGATGTTGAAATTTTTGATAAGGATGAGAATAATGAGTAA
- the rpoC gene encoding DNA-directed RNA polymerase subunit beta' — MSKFKPIEIKEDGRPRDFEAFQLRLASPEKIKSWSYGEVKKPETINYRTLKPERDGLFCAKIFGPVRDYECLCGKYKKMRFKGIKCEKCGVEVTSSKVRRSRMGHIELVTPVAHIWYVNSLPSRIGTLLGVKMKDLERVLYYEAYIVESPGDAYYDNENTKKVEFCDVLNEEQYLNLMQRYESSGFKARMGGEVVRDLLANLDLVGLLNKLKEDIAATNSEAKKKTIIKRLKVVENFLNSNLNTNTNSDEVVPNRPEWMMITNLPVLPPDLRPLVALDGGKFAVSDVNDLYRRVINRNTRLKRLMELDAPEIIIRNEKRMLQEAVDALFDNGRRANAVKGANKRPLKSLSEIIKGKQGRFRQNLLGKRVDFSGRSVIVVGPKLRMDQCGLPKKMALELFKPHLLAKLEEKGYATTVKQAKKMIENKTNEVWECLEEVVKGHPVMLNRAPTLHKLSIQAFHPVLVEGKAIQLHPLVCAAFNADFDGDQMAVHVPLSQEAIAECKVLMLSSMNILLPASGRSVTVPSQDMVLGIYYLSLEKDGAKGEHKICTGIEEVMIALEAKSLDIHASIRSVVDGRKITTTAGRLIIKSILPDFVPENMWNKVMKKKDIAALVDYVYKEGGLEVSASFLDKLKDLGFEYATKAGISISIADIIVPDQKQKSIEEAKKQVREIQNSYNLGLITSGERYNKIIDIWKSTNNVLSKDMMELIKKDKEGFNSIYMMADSGARGSAAQISQLAAMRGLMAKPDGSIIETPIISNFREGLNVLEYFISTHGARKGLADTALKTANAGYLTRKLIDVAQNVKVTMEDCGAHEGVEINEITADGVVIETLEERILGRVLAENIIDSITNEILFSEGTLVDEEKARIIVESGVKSVSIRTPITCKAKKGVCSKCYGINLGEGKLVKPGEAVGIISAQSIGEPGTQLTLRTFHSGGTASTDLQDRQVVAHKEGFVRFYNLNTYQDRQGKTIVANHRNAAILLVEPKIKAPFKGTIHIEHAYEDVVVSVKAKNNEAKFILRKYDLAKANELAGVSGNIEGKLYIPYSDGAEVAENESIVEVIKEGWNIPNRIPYASELLVKDGDPITQDIIAGAKGTLKFYMLKGDGLDRIRDLKKGDVVKEKGVFVVIADENDREAKRHYIPRDSVIEFDDSAFVDNPKTIIAKSSKEDKTIIAEWDAYNNTVIAEVAGTINFEDIESGYSADEQIDEATGKRSLVINEYLPSGVRPALLIIGENDKVVRYQLEPKTVIYVNDGDKVKQADILAKTPKAAAKSKDITGGLPRVSELFEARKPKNTAVVAEIDGVVRFDKPLRSKERIIIQAEDGSSAEYLIDKSKRIQVRDGEFIHAGEKLTDGVISSHDVLRILGEKALHYYLISEIQQVYRGQGVVISDKHIEIIVSQMLRQVKIVDSGHTNFIVGDLVSRRKFREENERILRYGGEPAVAEPVLLGVTRAAIGSDSVISAASFQETTKVLTEASIAGKFDYLEDLKENVILGRMIPVGTGLYGDQNLKLKQQN, encoded by the coding sequence ATGAGTAAATTTAAACCTATCGAAATAAAAGAAGATGGTAGACCTAGAGACTTTGAAGCTTTTCAATTAAGACTTGCAAGTCCTGAAAAAATCAAATCATGGTCTTATGGTGAAGTAAAAAAACCAGAAACAATTAATTATAGAACCTTAAAGCCTGAAAGAGACGGTCTTTTTTGTGCTAAAATTTTTGGACCGGTAAGAGATTATGAGTGTCTTTGTGGTAAGTATAAAAAAATGCGTTTTAAAGGTATTAAGTGTGAAAAATGTGGTGTTGAAGTTACTAGTTCTAAAGTACGCCGTTCAAGAATGGGACATATTGAATTAGTTACACCGGTAGCTCATATTTGGTATGTAAATTCTTTGCCAAGTCGTATTGGTACTTTACTTGGCGTAAAGATGAAAGACTTAGAGCGCGTATTGTATTATGAAGCATATATAGTAGAAAGTCCAGGTGATGCATACTATGATAATGAAAATACCAAAAAAGTTGAATTTTGTGATGTATTAAATGAAGAGCAATATTTAAATTTAATGCAGCGCTACGAAAGCAGTGGTTTTAAAGCTAGAATGGGTGGCGAAGTTGTTAGAGATTTGCTAGCAAATTTGGATCTTGTTGGGCTTTTAAATAAATTAAAAGAAGATATTGCAGCAACTAATTCAGAAGCAAAGAAAAAAACTATTATTAAACGCTTAAAAGTGGTAGAAAATTTCTTAAATAGTAATCTAAATACTAATACAAATAGTGATGAAGTAGTTCCAAATCGTCCTGAGTGGATGATGATTACAAATTTACCTGTATTACCACCTGATTTAAGACCTTTGGTAGCTTTAGATGGTGGAAAATTTGCAGTTTCTGATGTGAATGATTTATATAGAAGGGTTATTAATAGAAATACACGCTTGAAAAGACTTATGGAGCTTGATGCACCTGAAATTATCATTAGAAATGAAAAAAGAATGCTACAAGAAGCAGTTGATGCTTTATTTGATAATGGTAGAAGAGCAAATGCAGTTAAAGGCGCAAATAAACGTCCATTAAAATCTTTAAGTGAAATCATCAAAGGAAAACAAGGTCGTTTCAGACAAAATCTACTTGGTAAAAGAGTGGATTTTTCAGGTCGTAGTGTTATTGTTGTTGGACCAAAACTCAGAATGGATCAATGTGGCTTGCCTAAAAAAATGGCTTTAGAATTATTTAAACCACATTTGTTAGCTAAGCTTGAAGAAAAAGGTTATGCAACTACTGTAAAACAAGCTAAAAAAATGATTGAAAATAAAACCAATGAAGTTTGGGAGTGTTTAGAAGAGGTTGTTAAAGGTCATCCTGTAATGCTCAACCGTGCACCAACCTTACATAAGCTTTCTATCCAAGCTTTCCATCCCGTACTTGTAGAAGGCAAAGCAATTCAACTTCATCCATTGGTGTGTGCAGCATTTAATGCTGACTTTGATGGGGATCAAATGGCTGTGCATGTGCCTTTATCTCAAGAAGCAATAGCTGAGTGTAAAGTATTAATGCTTTCATCTATGAATATCTTGCTTCCAGCAAGCGGTCGTTCTGTGACTGTACCTTCTCAAGATATGGTTTTGGGAATTTATTATCTATCTTTAGAAAAAGATGGTGCTAAGGGTGAGCATAAAATTTGTACAGGTATTGAAGAGGTTATGATTGCTCTAGAAGCAAAATCTTTAGATATTCATGCAAGTATTAGAAGCGTAGTTGATGGAAGAAAAATCACAACAACTGCAGGAAGATTAATCATTAAATCTATCTTACCTGATTTTGTTCCAGAGAATATGTGGAATAAAGTCATGAAGAAAAAAGATATTGCAGCTTTGGTTGATTATGTTTATAAAGAAGGTGGACTTGAAGTAAGTGCTAGCTTTTTAGATAAACTAAAAGATCTTGGTTTTGAATATGCAACAAAAGCAGGTATTTCTATTTCAATTGCTGATATTATTGTACCTGATCAAAAGCAAAAAAGTATAGAAGAAGCTAAAAAACAAGTAAGAGAAATCCAAAATTCATATAATTTAGGTTTGATTACTTCAGGTGAAAGATATAATAAGATTATTGATATTTGGAAAAGCACTAATAATGTCTTATCAAAAGATATGATGGAGTTGATTAAAAAAGACAAAGAAGGATTTAACTCTATTTATATGATGGCAGATTCTGGTGCTAGGGGTTCAGCGGCTCAAATTTCACAGCTTGCTGCGATGAGGGGTCTTATGGCTAAACCTGATGGTTCTATTATTGAAACACCGATTATTTCGAACTTCCGTGAAGGACTAAATGTTCTTGAATATTTCATTTCAACTCACGGTGCTAGAAAAGGTCTTGCAGATACAGCGTTAAAAACAGCAAATGCAGGTTATTTGACAAGAAAACTTATCGATGTGGCGCAAAATGTAAAAGTTACAATGGAAGATTGTGGCGCACATGAGGGTGTTGAGATTAATGAAATTACCGCAGATGGTGTTGTGATTGAAACCTTAGAAGAAAGAATTTTAGGAAGAGTTTTAGCTGAAAATATTATTGATTCTATTACTAATGAGATTTTGTTCTCAGAAGGTACTTTAGTAGATGAGGAAAAAGCTAGGATTATTGTTGAAAGTGGAGTAAAGAGTGTAAGCATTAGAACTCCTATTACTTGTAAAGCTAAAAAAGGAGTTTGTTCTAAATGCTATGGTATTAATCTAGGTGAAGGAAAATTAGTTAAACCAGGTGAGGCTGTAGGTATTATATCTGCTCAATCAATTGGTGAGCCAGGAACACAGCTTACGCTAAGAACTTTCCATAGTGGTGGTACTGCTAGCACAGATTTGCAAGATCGTCAAGTGGTAGCACACAAAGAAGGATTTGTAAGATTTTATAATCTTAATACCTATCAAGATAGACAAGGTAAAACTATAGTGGCTAATCATCGCAATGCTGCTATTTTACTTGTTGAGCCAAAAATCAAAGCTCCATTTAAGGGAACTATCCATATTGAGCATGCATATGAAGATGTGGTGGTTAGCGTTAAAGCAAAAAACAATGAAGCTAAATTTATATTAAGAAAATATGACTTAGCGAAAGCTAATGAGCTTGCGGGTGTAAGTGGTAATATTGAAGGTAAATTATATATCCCATATAGCGATGGTGCTGAAGTAGCTGAAAATGAAAGTATTGTAGAAGTAATCAAAGAGGGTTGGAATATACCAAACCGTATCCCTTATGCGAGTGAATTGCTAGTAAAAGATGGTGATCCTATTACTCAAGATATTATAGCTGGTGCAAAAGGTACTTTGAAGTTTTATATGCTTAAAGGGGATGGCTTAGATAGAATTAGAGATCTTAAAAAAGGTGATGTGGTTAAAGAAAAAGGTGTTTTTGTTGTTATTGCTGATGAAAATGATAGAGAAGCAAAAAGACACTATATACCAAGAGATTCTGTGATTGAATTTGATGATAGTGCTTTTGTGGATAATCCTAAAACTATCATAGCAAAATCAAGTAAAGAAGATAAAACTATCATTGCTGAATGGGATGCATATAATAATACTGTAATTGCAGAAGTTGCAGGTACAATTAACTTTGAAGATATTGAGTCAGGCTATAGTGCTGATGAGCAAATTGATGAAGCAACCGGTAAAAGATCTCTTGTTATTAATGAGTATTTACCAAGTGGAGTACGTCCAGCATTATTAATCATAGGTGAAAATGATAAAGTAGTGCGTTATCAACTCGAACCAAAAACTGTTATTTATGTAAATGATGGTGATAAGGTTAAGCAAGCTGACATCCTAGCTAAAACACCAAAGGCAGCTGCTAAATCAAAAGATATTACTGGAGGTCTTCCAAGGGTATCTGAATTGTTTGAAGCAAGAAAGCCAAAAAATACTGCTGTTGTGGCTGAAATTGACGGGGTTGTTAGATTTGATAAACCTTTAAGATCAAAAGAAAGAATTATTATCCAAGCAGAAGATGGAAGCAGTGCAGAGTATTTAATTGATAAATCAAAACGCATTCAAGTAAGAGATGGTGAATTTATCCATGCGGGTGAAAAATTAACCGATGGAGTTATTTCAAGTCATGATGTGCTTAGAATTTTAGGTGAAAAAGCATTGCATTATTATCTTATTTCTGAAATTCAGCAAGTTTATCGTGGTCAAGGTGTTGTGATTTCTGATAAGCATATTGAAATCATTGTATCGCAAATGCTAAGACAAGTAAAAATTGTTGATAGTGGTCATACAAACTTTATTGTGGGTGATTTGGTTTCAAGAAGAAAATTCAGAGAAGAAAATGAAAGAATTTTAAGATATGGCGGTGAACCTGCTGTGGCTGAGCCTGTATTGCTTGGGGTTACAAGAGCAGCTATTGGAAGTGATAGCGTGATTTCAGCTGCTTCATTCCAAGAAACAACAAAAGTTTTAACAGAAGCAAGTATTGCAGGTAAATTTGACTATCTCGAAGATCTAAAAGAAAATGTAATCTTAGGTCGTATGATTCCTGTTGGTACAGGTCTTTATGGAGATCAAAATTTAAAACTTAAGCAACAAAATTAA
- a CDS encoding CatA-like O-acetyltransferase yields MFKIIDLERYKRKEYFNFYAHNIPCSFEITVKLDISSFYYFIKNNNYEFYPCFIHTISKSINAFDNFKFSLDQNKQLICYDIIHPSYAIFHKDSKTFSVLWTFYKENLNDFLSLYEEDKQLIKNNKSMFLKEPIENLFNISAIPWIIFENFSLHLPKKEQYFFPIITSGKIIKENKKFLIPFSINVNHATNDTYHIYLFLEKLQENLNSL; encoded by the coding sequence ATGTTTAAAATAATTGATTTAGAACGATATAAAAGAAAAGAATATTTTAACTTTTATGCTCACAATATTCCTTGCTCGTTTGAAATTACTGTTAAATTAGATATTAGTTCTTTTTATTATTTTATTAAAAACAATAATTATGAATTTTACCCTTGTTTTATCCACACTATTAGTAAAAGTATAAATGCTTTTGATAATTTTAAATTCAGTCTAGATCAAAACAAACAACTAATATGTTATGATATTATCCATCCTTCTTATGCTATTTTTCATAAGGACTCCAAAACTTTTTCTGTTCTTTGGACTTTCTATAAAGAAAATTTAAATGATTTTTTATCTTTATATGAAGAGGATAAACAATTAATAAAAAACAATAAAAGTATGTTTTTAAAAGAACCTATAGAAAATCTTTTTAATATTTCTGCTATTCCTTGGATAATTTTTGAAAATTTTTCTTTACACTTACCAAAAAAAGAGCAATATTTCTTTCCTATTATAACAAGTGGAAAGATTATAAAAGAAAATAAAAAATTTCTCATTCCTTTTAGTATTAATGTTAATCATGCCACTAATGATACTTATCACATTTATTTGTTTTTAGAAAAACTTCAAGAAAACCTTAATAGTTTATAA
- the rpsL gene encoding 30S ribosomal protein S12, protein MPTINQLVRKERKKVLEKSKSPALKNCPQRRGVCTRVYTTTPKKPNSALRKVAKVRLTSGFEVISYIGGEGHNLQEHSIVLVRGGRVKDLPGVKYHIVRGALDTAGVAKRTVSRSKYGAKRPKAAAK, encoded by the coding sequence GTGCCAACCATAAATCAATTGGTTAGAAAAGAGCGCAAAAAAGTTTTAGAAAAATCTAAATCACCAGCGCTTAAAAATTGCCCACAAAGAAGGGGAGTTTGCACTAGGGTTTATACAACAACTCCTAAAAAACCAAACTCAGCGTTAAGAAAAGTTGCCAAAGTAAGACTTACAAGTGGCTTTGAAGTTATTAGTTATATCGGTGGTGAAGGTCATAACCTACAAGAACACAGCATTGTTTTGGTGCGTGGTGGTAGGGTAAAAGACTTACCAGGTGTTAAGTATCATATTGTTCGTGGTGCCTTAGATACTGCAGGTGTTGCAAAAAGAACTGTTTCTCGTTCTAAATATGGTGCAAAACGCCCTAAAGCAGCGGCTAAGTAA
- the rpsG gene encoding 30S ribosomal protein S7, translated as MRRRKAPVREVLPDPIYGNKVITKFINSLMYDGKKSTATTIMYGALETIDKKGGEKKGIEIFNDAIENIKPLLEVKSRRVGGATYQVPVEVRPARQQALAIRWIISFARKRSERTMIEKLAAELLDAANSKGASFKKKEDTYKMAEANKAFAHYRW; from the coding sequence ATGAGAAGAAGAAAAGCTCCGGTAAGAGAAGTCTTGCCAGATCCGATTTATGGAAATAAAGTAATCACAAAATTCATTAATTCTTTAATGTATGATGGTAAAAAAAGTACAGCTACTACTATTATGTATGGTGCTTTAGAAACTATCGATAAAAAAGGTGGAGAGAAAAAAGGTATAGAAATTTTTAATGATGCTATTGAAAATATCAAGCCTTTATTAGAAGTTAAATCTCGTCGTGTTGGTGGTGCTACTTATCAAGTTCCGGTAGAAGTACGCCCAGCTAGACAACAAGCTTTAGCTATAAGATGGATTATTTCTTTTGCTAGAAAAAGAAGTGAAAGAACTATGATTGAAAAATTAGCAGCTGAATTATTAGACGCAGCTAATAGTAAAGGCGCTTCATTTAAGAAGAAAGAAGATACTTATAAAATGGCAGAAGCTAATAAAGCATTTGCTCATTATCGCTGGTAA